From the genome of Glycine soja cultivar W05 chromosome 14, ASM419377v2, whole genome shotgun sequence:
AGGCCCTCGGTAATATAACTCAGGATCTTCAATATAATCTGACACAAACCAAACATCATAGCAGTTATATTCATCCGAGAAATAAGCAACATATTCAGGGATCTTCAAGGGCGCCATGAATTCTCATTCTTGTTATTATAGACGACTCATCAAAAACTGAAGCAAATTGTCCATTGCCCATTTGTGTTGCAGTGTGAGGAGTGTGCCCAACAGTGGAACTGAAACTTCACCCCCCACTCCACACATTCCGCATTGTAACGTATTGTTTCTCAGGTGGCCAATAACCTATGTTTGTCTTCTCACCATATTGCACCCACCAATTATTGGTATAGGGATcctaatgtaaaagaaaatgacaagaaaaaaaaaaatagaaaagagtttaatttctatacgTTGTGATTCATAACCTGATTATtatgaaatcataaaattatatgatttgtCCAAAAAAGAcatgataataacttttttaagcctctaaaaaaaacttttttaagtaTAACGGAATTGCTAGTTGCTCGTTAAATATTTTCGGACCATTTACCATTTAGCGgtttatatgaataattaatatttctttcatggactatttgcattttttatatatatcacatCAAATGTAGTTTTTACCCAAGACTTTGCTACTTTCGGTCTTTTAACCAAAACACATAAATTCGTAATATTAGTACATGCTTTACCGTCTCATTGGTTAATGATGCATGTAATTACAATGATATTGGGTTATGTATTTCTTTTATGTGATCATCATTATCAATGACAATTTTAGTTATTACATTAtaagattttgaaagaaaattccTTGAATACTAAAATTAcctattaaatttgaattcttGTATCCAAAATTCGAAaagttaattcttttttaaataatcaattaataaaaaataatcataagtatgacttaaaatatttattataaaagtcaataaatacCATACATGCATGTTGGTacattctaatttttaaaaaaaattggaaatccAAATGAATTATGCTCCATCTATCTATCTTATGTAAGTTCACTTCAGCTTATTTAAGAAAACtaatctcttaattttatcagttttttgagagagttttttttaaaaacattctgTTATTTCCCCTAAAATAATTGTTACCAAACATGCCGCTCACCTTATAgatgtaaataattattatgtattttgaAGCCCACCAGGAATTGATATGGGATAAATTGCTGCACCCAGGGCAATTGCTAATCTGAACAAATCCAGGACAAGTCAGATCAAAGCAACCCGTTTTGTTTGAAGCATCAGCCTGCAAAAATTGGTGTCCCAAAATTACAATGCCccaaaaaattagaacaaattaataaaaattgacaATAAATCTAAATATCATGTAGCATATACATATTAATTAGACTAAGAATTAGTAATTCACAAATTTTGGTTCCCTCTTCTTTATgtccccaaacaaagaattagtATATAAAGGAttagtatataattaaattaaattttaaggtTGATGCAATTGCAAACTTACTGTCCAGTATACAAATAACCGAGTTTGCCTATCTCCATACACACTGGGATTGACCTGGAACAAGTTTAACGCACAAAGAGATAATGAATTTTTCAAAGCTGAAAAAGGTTTAAACAATAAACACTAAAATATGTGCAACGACATATGACTTCGAGTTGAAGCATGAGGGAGCTATAGAACATGCAGAAAATGATACTTTAAGTTGGAGTGCATTTTCCATGCATTCATAAAATGTTACAATAACTTTGTGTTTAAGCACAAGTTATATTCTGATGCataaaaaaagaagtagaaGTTACTTTTCTTACCGCCCAACCAGCTTCAACACACTCAAAGTCTTTGTATGGCCCTGTTAAGAGAGATACTTGGGAAGTGCTGTACTCATCATCCTTGTCAACAGAAGGGTTGCACACTTTGATGTCTCCTTTGGCTCTCAAGTAGCGGAACCCAACTCAATAACCCAACCTCACTCTCTATTATTAGGAACAACATGATATTttacttaatgataaaatatgtgTTAAAGGTAATCTAAaagtttatttattgttataaaagTGGTTTATGAAATAGTCTTTTCAATAAGAATAAATAAGGGCGTTCACATAACGGGTTGGGCAggatttatatgaatttttataatttattttgatagagTCAATTTTATAAACTCGAATCCAATTTGATTAAGACCGACAAATAtaaggtaaaataaaatcaacttaaCTTGTTGCCATAATATATTAATCtttacattatatataaatatataattaagatatattttataatatatatttaaaaacaaatatacttataattataattataatataatattagacaaaacattatttattgagttaagaaattatattattaatatataactatttaaaaGGATATATATGGGATCGAATCGAGACCACCCAAAGTATAATCTAAATCCGTCCTTAAAATGTATTGGGTTTGATTTCTTAGACTTGAATCCGTTCAAAAATTCTTTATATGGGCTGAGTCAATAAAACGGATGGTGTCATgatcattcaaaataaaataattttatcactataatctctttaatttatttgaataagtCTCACAATTAAACTTATAAACAAATACTCATGTAATAAGAGTTTGTTAAATAACTAGTTAATTAAGCTGCTTATTCAAAAGTGTCACTAGAAGAAAATCGTCAAAAGAAATAGCTGTGAAAGtaaatttatatagtttttagACCAATGGTAAAAGGGGAAGAGAGACAAAAGAACATAATGTTAAAAAAGATTTTAGGATAAATACTAATGTctcaatatttgatttttaaatgagTCAAATGATACCATCAAAAGGAGTTGTTAAAAAAGATTTTAGGATAAATACTAATGTctcaatatttgatttttaaatgagTCAAATGATACCATGTAATAATTCATGTAACCTACTCCATCAGGAGATATAAGACTTCTGTTGTTGCATTGAATAGCACTATAACACAAACGAACTTACAGAGTGGTTTTTAAGTTGTGCAAAGGAGATGAGATTCTTATTCCGTTGACCAACATGTTGGTGAGAGAAGCTTGGCTTCTTCCTTCCATAGTCTTCAATTGAATTAGCCTTTAGCATGTCTCTTCCTCTAATTCTTCGAACAAGTATTGTTCCCTCTGGACATCTTCCACTTTTCTGCCACACTTAGGAAGTCACCGTCACAGATGACCCTTCAGTCCTTTGCTTCATCATTTTGCCACTCTTTGCATTATTTCTAGTTCTGGTCCCTACTGTTTTGTCCTTCTTAGCTGAATTGTAAGTGGGAGCCATCTGATTATGTATATGCAAGCTGTAATTAGTCTAGCAAGTTAGCCctataaataacaaaagataTGGTATAAACAAAGAATCAAATGTGACTCACCTGGATCTTGTGACCTTTCAATGCAGGATGATCAAAAGCTGGTTGCTTATTAATGTCAATGCAATCAATGACATCCCCATCTTCACTCTACAagcatgaagaaaaaaattagtaataacataaaattagtTAAGCTTCTATAGAAACGAAACGACCAATTAGAAAACATTCTCACTCAATACTATTTGATATTCTCTAGTATATCTaatttcaaattgttttttcaCTGATATGCCTGGTGAGATACAGGACCTATTAGGTGTTTCCCAACATATAATGGAGTTAAAAACAACCCAATAAAGCTATgatttagataattttatttacctGGATAGTTTTTAAGGAGTGTCTTCTAAGATGATTTAATTTTCTCTCAACTTCCAAAATCTTGTGTCTTGACAAAGAGCTACCATGGTCCACAAAACCGTAAACTGAAACTACCATGAGAATGAAGATTGTGGATCCCATGGCTGGAAAGTGCAACAACTTTcccattcaaaatttaataacaataatctaTTTTGATTCCTTTGACACAAAACAAGTGGGTCACAGAACTGAAATGGAAGACAAAAGATACACTTAGATATTGGAAACATGCCCTTTAAATATGAGTGGGTCGCATTCAAATTGGTCAGTCATGAATTATAGACATTGCTTAACTATAAGTTAGCTAGATATCGATATCTGCATGAGTTACCGTCTATATGTCATTCAAAACTTCAGTTTACATCATGACTTAATCATTGACATGCAATTGCAAATGCATGCTTCATTTATCAGCCACCTCCCATCcaaccaaaaattgaaaaagacaatcttattaatttaataaaccaaagaaaagaaaagaaaaaggttaatgatttcttttaaaccgaaaattatttttcatattttatcttttaagtaattaaaaaaaaactgatctTAAATAGAATTGATTTACATGTATAATTCaaaagttactttttttaatttttatgttagaccTACTAGGACTCGGGGGAGACCATACCACTAAAGTGGTGCCTTAAGTGATCCCCATGGGGTAGAAACCGGAAAggaatgttttaaaaacttgcAAGCAAATTTGTTAACCAAGTGAATAGAATTAAGGggcttcaaaaattaatttaaaagaactAGTTTTATTTGAATGATTAAGTATGACTTTTGATATATAATATGAGTGGGTTTTATAAAAATCTACAAGTTAACACCTAGAATGAATTTCATAAGCAAGCAAGTCTAACTTTtgttaaaaaagagagaataattaTGAACCTAAGAATTGAGCTATGCAATAAGAATTTAATACGTATGAACGGTTAAATTTTCATGCACATATTCTCGATGAAGAGCTAAAAGTTAGTAGCTGcagaaatattaagaaaaaattgaaacgcCATAGCAACAACTGAATTTCCTCAATTGTTGTCGTCACAAAATGATAAATACGCATAAAGATATCACGTGAACACAAAAAAATCAGCTGTCTTTTAGCAGCAGTGCAATTCCATAGCTACTATATATTGAATAGCATATTTAAAATCGATGAGAACTACATCCATACgagtcaattaaaaaaaaaagtggatctATAACAGATTTGCGGGATTCAGAACTGACTATAAATATCTCCCTAGTAATAGGGCTTTGCCCAACTCTTACACACACCACACAAATGATGTAGATGAACTAGTTGAGAAGGAGTTGGATTGGCTTGAGGGTTCTAAATattcttcttttaagaaaaaaaatgcaaagattAACAAAAGTTAAATAACAATTTACGTTATGGGAGActtaagaaataaaaggtaaagaGAAAGCCATGATGAAAATTCTAGCTTAATTTAACAAGCACAATTGCTAGTGTTTTGTAGCAATCACTGGCAGAGTTTCTCAACTGCAGTGACAATCTGAGCAGGTTGAACTACTGTCCATTCCTCCAATGTTCCAGCATAAGGAGTTGGTACATCCTGAGAGGATAAACATACTATAGGGGCATCCAAATAGTCATGGAAATTTTCGGTAATTGCAGCTGTCAAACTAGCACCAATTCCACCTGTCCGCATGCACTCTTCCACAATTAGCACACGGTGTGTCTTCTTCACTGAATTCCCGATTGTGTGAAGATCGAACGGTTTCAAAGACCTGATATCGATCACTTCGGGGTCATACCCCTTGTTCACCAGTGTCTTAGCAGCTTGCATGACATGATACCTCATCCTGGAATAGGTTAATATTGTGACATGCTCCCCAGGCCTAACCATCTCAGCTTCTTCGAGTGACAATACATACTCTTCATCTGGAATTCTCTCCTTGAGGTTATAAAGCAAAACATGCTCAAAAAGAATCACGGGATTCTCACTTCGGATTGCAGCTTTCATCAAGCCCTTGGCATTGTAAGGGGTTGAGCAAGCCACCATCTGGATTCCAGGGATTGATTGAAAATATGACTCCAATCGCTGTGAGTGCTCTGCTCCAAGTTGCCGCCCAACTCCACCAGGTCCACGAATGACAATTGGTATTTTGAACTGGCCTCCAGATGTGTAATGCAGCATGCCACAATTATTAGAGATCTGGTTAAATGCCAGAAGTAGAAATCCCATGTTCATGCCCTCAACAACTGGCCTCAGACCAGTCATGGCAGCTCCAATGCCCATCCCTGTAAAGGCATTCTCAGCAATAGGGGTATCCAAAACTCTAAGGTCCCCAAACTTTGGGGCAAGGCCTTTAGTCACCTTATAAGATCCTCCATAATGACCTACATCTTCACCCATGACACATACACAAGGATCCCTCTCCATTTCTTCCTCCAAACCTTCACGTAGGGCCTCAAAAAGGAGAAGTTCatgcctaaaaataaaatgcatgcatGGTTAATTCCATCATTATTGGTCATAACTCATaataggaaacaaaaaaaaatgcttttagcaatttcATGTATTGACTATTCTGAATTAGAAATTACTAGAATATCCCAAAAGTTTTCAACCATCATCACCTTAACTCTTTTTTGTTACTGCACTCTTTCAGACCTAAAGAAGTTGTCATCCCTAAATTTTGATAGTAATCTGATCCTTGGTCTACACTCTACAAGAAGATTGTCTACTGTTTTCTACACAAAAGTTTTGAAGTACCACATCAAGGGGCCACCAATTCAGACTCTTCATCTATCTATCTAAAGTACGCATCAATCATTTTTTACATTCTTGTCTGTTTTGTTTTGGCCATTGAATAAGGGAGTCCagattattttttcattcatctCATTTCATCTTATGTTTGTTTGCCAGTTCCTAGTTTCAGTCAGTCAAGACCTATCACTTAACTGGGAGGTTGTGCCTTATACTTTGATTACCTTTTGTGGACATTTGGtatagtgaaagaaaaaaagcaagaatcttgaaAACAACAATAAACATTGTAACGATATCTTTACTATCTTAGCGAGAATGTGAAGTATTGTGGGTATCATGGGATAATGAGTTGTTGCATTACAATGAATTGTGAAGTGACATGAACTCAACTATTTCAAAAGCTTAAAATATCGGGTAAAAACACATGAACAATTTTATTCTAAGTTGTTAGTTCGCGCAGGAATGCTTGAGGCTGGCCAACCTTGCACTGAAATTTACACTTTATTTAGAAGAAAGAATCAAACTCATCACTTGCAAAGAATCTTTGATATCATGCAACTGACCAAGTACCCCAATAGCTTAAGTTACAATATCTAGGatacatctcataacatcattATAATAGGAATATCTTAAAGTATCTAGGATGAGTGGTTTTCATATTTGTTTCCTATTTGACATGGATTATGAGATATCCTCTAGAGTCTAGATATTTTAACATATAGGAATAGGATGTCTTTAGTCTGTGTGAATCTGGCATAGAGGGAAAGGTTTGTTTAGTCAATTCTATGGAGCATATTTATTCTTTTGCTTCAGGGGATGGAATATGTCCCCTTATTCATCAGGAAATTAAAAACCTAAAGTGAAAGGAATAAAATTATCCATTATCAAGaagcatttataaaaaaaaacaaaaaacccaGAAGATAGTAACAACAATTGTCGACCTACTTTCATCTCATTTATGAAAGGATGAAAATGTGTTAATGATAGGATGAAGCAGTAGCCAGTTTGCCACATTCTTCCCAATGCTTCCATTTTCATCTATACCTAAAGCGATGCTTAATTCGAATGAATAAGGAAAAGCTTcatctcattaaaaaaaatatgcttaAATGTCCATAACACGGAAATACGACAGCAAGTAATTGTAGAAAGACTGAAAGAGACATACCCAGATCCAGATTTTGAGGTAGAAGCCGCAGAACTGGCTCCTCCCTTTGTCTATAAACAAAGAACCAATAAACACAATTTACAAACTTGAATTGATCCCAAACCAAACAGGGAAAAAAAGGGAATGGAATTTGATAACTCACTGCAACTGCATTAGTAACCAACAATTCATGCTTACGACCTTCAGTCTTCAGAACCCTTGCTGCATCAGATCTAACCATAAATATGCCATCTTTCCTCTCTGAACCAATCAAAGAAACATTTAAAAGTCAAAACAAAAATCTCAATTAGCagtttgaagaagaaaagaaaaagggattttttttaagaagcgAACCTGAACGAGAAGAAAGCAGGAACTTGTTGGAGTGGGAAGAAGAGAATGATGGGGTCACAACTCCCAATCCCTGGAAATGGGTCGTCGCCATAGGCATTGGATCACCCAAGAAAgatgaataaatgaaaaatgaaaaatgaagaagaaaaagattgagaatttaTTTATAGGAGGGAAATATGCCAATGGGCGGAGCAATTAAGGAACACCATagtttgtgttgtgttgtggaGAAATTAAGGATCGTTAGTTGTTGAGTTTTATTTATGGGCGGAGAAATTTAAGAGATTTTGGAGAGTGTCTGTGGATTTAAATAAATCTCCAACGtagattaaaattaatggcTGAGATCTCTTCAATAAAACCACCCTGGGAAAATTACTTCCGGCGACTCCCGCAGCATCTCCGACTTCAGTCCTTACCCTAATGTCGACGCTGTGTTCACCGGACAGTGACACAGGCTTGTGGTAAACCTGTCTAGGTAGGGATTATgggattttcttccatttttcttttacacCCAAcactgataaaaataaaaaatatccttaGGACAATTGATAAGATTCATACCGAGTgtcaatttgtaaaataattaatacaaagtttatataataaaattattattaaaatgattgGAATCcataatctttctttttttaaaaaattactttttatttaattaattaatcaatgtgTGTTAGTGATTTTCACTCATTTTTATAAGAGTGAGAatgtatttatctttttaataattcataatatttattgtaaaataattaaagatattctgataaaaaaaataattaatatataaaacaacttgAAAAAAAGAATCTTATATTTAGGTTAGGGACGGAGGTAGTATTTCCTTTTAagaaatatatgtataaataacaataaacataatttatagaATAATACTTGAAAGAAGATTGTCAATAATAATTTCTCTGTACCACCCTTTTccaactaaaagaaaaataaaaaagctctGCTCTTTGCTGATGCTTTCAAGCAAGCAGGCGAAACAAATGTTATGAAGAGTTTGCAGGCTGGTGCCTTTAACAAATCTTTAGTATAACTGTAAATCAAAGAAATTCCCTAGACTTTGGATATTGCAGTCCTTAAGATTTAACTTCAGAAACCAAAATTTTCCCCTTTctataaagagaaaaatatagctTTAGATTGTTCTCTGTTAGTATTCAAAGATGGTATTGTCTTCTGTAACTTGTATCATTGGGCCTTTGAATCATAGTGAAGTAACTAATggagctattttttattttgttatgatAGAAAAATCCTCTTGGAAAGGTTCTTTATGTGGTGAATCTTGAAAAGAAACTTTTGTTCTAAATTCTGAACAGTGCTCATCATGAATAAAgtgacattaaaaaatatatattttctaaatctCGAATCATATTGTTAATCTACATGTTCCCTTGATTCTTTCTTATATGGGCTATTTAGATGATAGAGTTTTATCTTTAAAAGTATTAAATCCAACAGGTTTTACTCACCATGTGTGTGGCAAGTAGCAGCACATGTCTGCTCTCACCCTAAATTTTACATCTGAATGTTTTGATTGGCAGCTTCTGGAACTTCGATGCCTTGTTCCAGCCCCAACAACACCTAGCTCGTGATTCACATGATacattcttttaggaaggttaGTAAAacctttattgttttctttctaaTCTTATATTCTATGTTTCTATTCTGAGAACATGTGACACATTATCTCTCCTTCAACAACAAAGATATTGCCCGAAGATAATGTTCAGAGAGTTAAGCAAATTCATGAATCTACAGGTTAAGGGTCTAGAGGGTATTATCTTAAGCGAACTCAACATTGTTTAACATAGGCTATTTACTATTGATAGATGGATAATTTCCaaaaatgttttctgaaaaaacCTTAC
Proteins encoded in this window:
- the LOC114385083 gene encoding pyruvate dehydrogenase E1 component subunit beta-like isoform X2; translated protein: MPMATTHFQGLGVVTPSFSSSHSNKFLLSSRSERKDGIFMVRSDAARVLKTEGRKHELLVTNAVATKGGASSAASTSKSGSGHELLLFEALREGLEEEMERDPCVCVMGEDVGHYGGSYKVTKGLAPKFGDLRVLDTPIAENAFTGMGIGAAMTGLRPVVEGMNMGFLLLAFNQISNNCGMLHYTSGGQFKIPIVIRGPGGVGRQLGAEHSQRLESYFQSIPGIQMVACSTPYNAKGLMKAAIRSENPVILFEHVLLYNLKERIPDEEYVLSLEEAEMVRPGEHVTILTYSRMRYHVMQAAKTLVNKGYDPEVIDIRSLKPFDLHTIGNSVKKTHRVLIVEECMRTGGIGASLTAAITENFHDYLDAPIVCLSSQDVPTPYAGTLEEWTVVQPAQIVTAVEKLCQ
- the LOC114385083 gene encoding pyruvate dehydrogenase E1 component subunit beta-like isoform X1 codes for the protein MPMATTHFQGLGVVTPSFSSSHSNKFLLSSRSVSLIGSERKDGIFMVRSDAARVLKTEGRKHELLVTNAVATKGGASSAASTSKSGSGHELLLFEALREGLEEEMERDPCVCVMGEDVGHYGGSYKVTKGLAPKFGDLRVLDTPIAENAFTGMGIGAAMTGLRPVVEGMNMGFLLLAFNQISNNCGMLHYTSGGQFKIPIVIRGPGGVGRQLGAEHSQRLESYFQSIPGIQMVACSTPYNAKGLMKAAIRSENPVILFEHVLLYNLKERIPDEEYVLSLEEAEMVRPGEHVTILTYSRMRYHVMQAAKTLVNKGYDPEVIDIRSLKPFDLHTIGNSVKKTHRVLIVEECMRTGGIGASLTAAITENFHDYLDAPIVCLSSQDVPTPYAGTLEEWTVVQPAQIVTAVEKLCQ